GAGCGGCCCTGGCCCGTCGTCTCACTGCCGCCGGATACGAGGTGCGCGAGGTGCCGCGCCCCAGGCGAAGCGTGCGCCGCAGGGACGGCAAGTCCGATCCCCTCGACGCGGTCGCCGCTGCCCGTAGCGTCATGGCCGGCGACGGCACGAGCCTGCCGAAAAGCTCGGACGGCTGGGTCGAGGCACTGCGCCACCTCAACGCGCAGCGATCCCAACTGGTGTCGGCGATGACCGCGATCCCCGATTCGACGAACGGGCTGCTCGCCGCCGCCCCGGAACCCATCAGGGAACGTTACCGGGGGTTGAGGAGCAAGACCCGCATGAACAGGCTCGCCGAATGCAGACCGGCCGGCGGCCTGGTCGAGCGGAGCGTGCTGGCCGCGCTGAAATCCGCCGCCAAGGCATGGAAGGCGCTCAAACGGCAGGCCGGTCTCCTGGAGGAACGCATGCGCCTGATCCTCGAGGAACACGCCAGGCCGCTGCTCGACATGTACTGCGCGGGCGCCGTCATCGCCGCGACCCTGGCCATCGTCGCCGGGGACAACCCCGAACGCATCCGAAGCGAGGCCGCGTTCGCCAAACTCTGCGGCGTCTGCCCCATCCCCGCGTCCAGCGGCAGGACCAACCGACACAGGCTCAACAAAGGCGGCAACCGGCAGGGCAATATGGCATTGCACCGCATCGCCATCGTCCGCCTGCGATACCACAAGCCGACCCGCGACTACATGGCCAAAAAGACCCGCGAGGGCAAAGGCAAGCTCGAGATCATCCGCTGCGTCAAACGGTTCATCGCCCGCGAGGCATACCGGGCGCTCATCAGCATACGCAACGGCGAGGTCGGACGCGGGACCCCGGCCGAACGCGGCGCCAAGCTGCGCGAACTACGCGTCAGCCGGAACATCACCCAGCAACAGATCGGCGAGGCGCTCTGCGTGCCCTCGAGCCGCATCAGCGAGATCGAACGCGGCGCACGCGACCTTCCCGAACTCGAGCAACGGGCCATCCAGTGGATACACTCGACAACCAACCCAAAACAACACACCCAAACGCTTGACAATGTATAGGAGCATCAGAATACACACGTCTCCGTCATCGCCGGAGGAGTCGTCGCGCCGCGGCCTCGACGGTGTCCCGCCGTCCTGCGCGGCGTTCCCGTTCCTGGGCGGCAACGCGGCCATGCCGCCCTCGCGATGCGCCTTGGCCCAATGGGCCACGGCGCTCACGCCCGCGCCGAGCCGCCGGTCGGCTTGCTTCCGCGCATGCCGCCCGATACCGGTTCGATCGTCTTCCGCCCGGTTTCCAGGGGATGATGGGTTTCGCCATATGGCCGACGTAACGGGGATCCTTCGCCGGCCGGCGTTCCAGGCGCCGTCTGGTCGGATGACCGAGATGTTCGACCGCTTCGGCGGTCGTCGTTGATGTCGTGAGATAGAGTTCCACCGCCCGCTTGCGTTCCTCGGGAGTGAACACAACCAAATCCTTGCGTTCGGTCTCCAAGAAAATGTCCGCAGCCCCTTTTCTTGGACTCCCCGACCGGGAGGAGACCCCCCCCTAGGGTGGTATACAGCCTAGCGCGCACGATGCGGCGCGGGCCATTCGAAAAGCAGGACACGCTGCTCACGGCGTGGATTGATGGGCCCATGCCCCGGCCAACGCAAACTGAGGCATGTCCCGGTTCCCGAGGAATCGAAACGCAGAGCTGTGGACGCGGTCGCGTTGTTCCTTGCTGTATACCACCCTAGGGGGTCTCCTCCCGGTCGGAGAGTCCAAGAAAACGCCACCACCTCGCTAGTTGATATGTAGCTTCTTCTTCAGCATACCTACCAACATGGAACGTTCTTTCTTTCCGAGCAACAACACTACATCCAAAAGCATTGTGACCAATGCATACAGGCAACACGTCAGAATCAACGAGACCCAGCCATTGGCGACCAGCGCGAACACATGCCTGATTCCCCAGCAGACGGCGGCAGCCACCGCTGTGGAGGCGAAGTACCGAATATAGATGGGATAGAACTCGAATTTCCCGATGCCCAAGCATCTGGAGGCATAAACGGGCACGAATGTCACATTTGCCAAAATCTCAAACAGAGGCGGAATCGCCGCCACGAGGAAAACGCCCCACTTCGGAAGAACCTCGATAAAGGCAATCAGCACGACCATGGATATCGCACTGTAGACGAGCCATCCGATAGAATACTTCTTCAAACGGTTGACGATCAGCGGCAGATTCTGCAACGTCGTAGCGACACCGGAAATCAGCAAGCCCAGCATGGTAAGGGTAAGCAACTGATACAACAGCTCCGTATCCTGACCATGCTGCCACAAACTCATGAAATCATATCCTGCAACAAGCATCGCCACAAAAATAATATTCGTGAAGAAACCGGTCACCTTCATGCCCGATTTGAGGTCTTCGATGAGTTCCTTATGCTTGCCCTGCGCATAGTATTTCGTCTGTTCAGGATAAAACAGGCTCGACACAGTCCACATTAGTCCGCTGATCTGGTTCGGAACGGTCTGGGCGATGGAGAGCATACCCATAAGATACGGGCTGATCATCAGGTTCGCCACCAGCAACTGCAATCCGAACATCATAATCTGCTGGAGTTTCGTGACCACGTTCCACACGCCGGCGGAAAGCATCTCACGAATGCTCGTCCACGATACCGATTTCCTGTCGAAGGAAATGTCGGGAAGTAATCTGCGCGTATACGAGCGATTCATCAGCGTCATCACCGCCGTCGCCAAGCATACGGCCAAGCCCACGTAGTAGACCTTTGGCGGCAGAATCCCGAAAAGCGCGACCATGGCCACCACACGTACCAAGGAAAACGCGAGATTCGCGATACTGCTCAGATACAGCTTGTTCTTCACGAATGTGGCGACGGAATACACCGTGGCGATGGTCGAAAGCATGAAATTCAGGAATATGAAGACGAACAGAGCCTTCACGTCTCCCACAAGATGTGGAGAGATGTTCACCAGCTTGTCAAGGAACGTCACCACCGGAACCGCGACGACCACCAGTATGGCGACCATGACGCCGTTTGCCGCAAGCGTAGACGAATAATACCCGTTCGCCTTGGAATCATCGCCTTCATGGTATGCGACCGTGATGAAGCGCCCGGCCACCGAATTCAATGCGATGGTAAGCAGCTGCGCATAGCTCACGAACGTGTTCGCCAATCCGACGAACCCATAGGCTTCAGCGCCGATGCTACGCACGATATATGGCGTAAGCACCAGACCGATTCCAACGGAAACCGTGAAATTCACCAAACTTGCGACCATGTTCACAAGCAGTTGTTTCTTATCTCCCATAATTCAGCCTATTACTCGCCTATCTTCTCCACGAATTCCCGATAAAAGGATTCTTCCGTAAATTTCCGCGAATGCAGCAACGCCGCCTGCGACATCGATTCCAGTCTCCTGGAGTCGCCGTTCAATTCCCTAAGCGCATCCACCAACGAATCGATGATCCTGCCGCAATACAATGCCACGAAATCATCGGGAGCAAAACCAAACCGCGCACGAATCGCCTTTCGGTCATCCTCAGTGAACCCGCGTTGGAATTTGGAGATATCGATGCCGTTATGAGCCACACGCACATCCGTCACCGGATCAAGGCAATTGCGCCTCCACGAGTTCGCCATATAGTCGCTCACCGCGATCACGCGCGAATACCCCGTGCTATGGAACGGCATCGTCGGATCATAATGCAGGTGGTACATCAAAGCGTCGCCGCGATAATCCTCATACGGAGCCATGGCATCACAAGGACCGCCTTCAATGACCACCACATCGAACGGACCGGCTTTCTTGATCTCCACCAGCGCCTTCGCATAATACGTGGAAACGCGGGAACGCTTCTTCCGGTTCCATAGGTTCCGAACCCGGTTGGCCACCTTGTACGGCAGACCGGGGCTCTGCAGGAACACGACATGGGTCGAACGGTATTTCTCGGCCAATGCGCGAGCCTTCGGCTCATCAGGCGAAACCAAGCACACCCGAATCGGCGTATCAACCATATCAGAGCATTCCAATCAATCACACAATAAAAACTTCATGGCTCGAACCATCATTCCGCCACTCTCCACATATTATTGGGCTCCCCAATGACAACCCACATACCCCAGCTCGAAGCCAGACAGCACCTTCTCCGGCTCCCCTTCACCCCCATATACGGTAAGTCATTATATACTGACTGTACAGAAGCACATACGGCATATGGGAACTATCCCGGCGAGCCCCGTATATGCCTTCCTTTCCCGCATATGAAGATATAAAAGAAGGTAAATATGGCCGATAGTCGATTCCAAGAGCCAATGCAAAATCACGAAGGACGCCAATCATCCAATGGGTCGGATCCACTGATTACTGTCGTTCTGCCTATTTACAATGTTGCAAAGTGGCTTGATACCTGTATACAGAGCATCGTTAAACAGACCTATCGGAATCTGCAAATCATTCTCGTCGACGATGGGTCGACCGACGAATCGCCAACCATCTGCGAGCATTGGGCAGCCAAAGACAGCCGCATCAATGTCGTGCACCAGCGGAATGCAGGACTATCCGCGGCAAGGAACACGGGATTGCGACTGCGCAAGGGCGAATACATCTGCTTTGTGGACAGCGACGATTATGTCGAACATGATTACGTCAAACGCATGCTCGATACGGCACATGCCGAACAGGCGGATATGGTGATTTGCAATGTCCGGAAAGAGGATGAGAACGGCGCTGCGCTCGCCGAAGAAGCTGATCCTAGCTTTGAGACTAAAACACTCACCAGCCGCCAGTACATGATCTATGCGATGCAATCCAGCTGGAAGCATATCGTGGCGTGGAATAAACTGTACCGAAGTGAAATTTGGGATAATCTCACATACCCTGTCGGTAAAATTCATGAGGACGAATTTGTATTCGCGCAACTGGTCGTCCGCTGTCATCGTGTTGCATGCATCGATGATGTTCTTTACCATTATGTGCAGCATGATGGCAGCATTATGAACGAAAATTATTCCATTAGGAATCTTGATAAAATCGAGGCATTGTGTCAGCGCCTCCTCTTCCTTGATGAAAACGGCTTTAATGAATGCCTTTTAAATACTTTTAATGGTATTATTGCAGATTTCATGCGGGCGGAAAACAATTTACGCAGCGATATGCAAGCACAGCAACGCTTACATTCCTTGTCATCTCAAGCACAAGCATTATCTCCTATATGCTTTAAATCACCAATGTCTTGGTTTGAAAAGACAAAAGTACTATTTTGCTTAATATTTTCACCATTGTCATATGCTATATTCAGCAATCGATTACATCATTTGATAAAAAAAATTAAGAGTCAATTGCAGTTTTCGTGGATCAGGTGACGGGCGCCGGTAGGCGAATCGGCAGCCCGCTGTATCTGAGTTTGACCATGGCGATGAGGCTGTCGACCTTGCCGAAACGGTAGTGCCCGAAAGGTTGCGCACTTTGGATCGTGGCCGTCCATGGCGCGATGACCGGTTCGCTTCCATGAGACTGTCATCGAGCCGGGACATGTCAAGGTAACGCCGGTTGGACCATTCGTTCGCGGTGACGTACCTGATGCGGGCGCATATGAGCATGAGGGCGCTGTTCCCGTCCGGGAAGCTTCCCACGACGCGCGTGCGCCGCCTGATCTCCCGGTTGAGCCGTTCGATCATGTCGTTCGTGCGGATGCGCCTGCGGTGCCAGTCCGGGAACCCGGGCAGCAGGTAGGTCACGGTCTCGCCGATACCCTCCCGCAGGCAGTTGGCGGCGGCCTTCAGCCTCCTGGCCTCCATCTCCGCGGCGACGGTCTCGGCCTTGTCCAGCGCGGATTCCCAGGACTCCATGGCGAACACGGCCTTCAGGGCCGCCGACGTCCATTCCCTGTGTCCGGGCGGCACCTTGGAGAGCACGTCGCGCATGAAACGCACCATACACCGCTGGTACCTCGCCTCGGGCAGCATCGAGCCGACCGTGGCGACGAGTCCGGCGTACCGGTCGCCGACCACCAGGCGCACGCCCTTGAGGCCGCGTTCAATCATGGAGCGGACGAACTGCTCCCAGCTGGCGGAATCCTCCTTCATGCCCTCGGCGACGCCGAGCACCTCACGGTGACCATCCATGCCGATGCCGATGGCGACGAGCACGCTCACGTTCTCCACTCGCCCGCCCCATGATCGCTTGTGCCACACGCCGTCCACGAACACGTACGGCCATTCGCCCTCCAACGGCCTGTTGCGCCACTGGTCCATCTCCCCATAGAAGCGCTTGAACTTGTCGGAGAGCGTCCGCGAGGGCATGCGATCGCCCCACAACAGCCGGCCGGTGTCGTCCACCTGCCGGGTGCTCGCGCCCGCCAGGTACATGTCGATCAATGGTTCCTCGATGCCCCTGCTCGCACCGCCGGTATCGTTCGATCACCGCCGACCCGAAGACCGCGCCCTCCGGTTTCGGCACCTTCGGCTCCAGCCTGCCGGCCTTGGCGGTCAGGCCGCGTTCGTAATGGCCGGCACGGTACGCCTTGCGTCCGCCGGTTCGTTCGTATCCTGCGGCGCTGGCGATCTCGTCGACCTGAAGCGTCGGGCATCGCGTTGACGATCCGCTCAACCTTGTCACGCACCATGGCGTCGAGCTTCGTCTCGAACATGGCGTCGTCGAACTGTATGATTTCCCTGGACATGGCCTCCGCCTCTTTCCAATCGCGGTTTTCCAGTGTCAGCGACTGAAAATCGCACCCGGAACGGGCCATGTCCTCTTCCAAGAAACCCGAATCACAAAGTGCGCAGGATTTCGGGCCTTATCCCAGCAATACTTTGGAAGCAGTGCTCCAAGTATTGTTCCATATTATAAGCCGGCACGATAATGCTGACTAATTCGTTCTGCTTGACAAGAATTTCCTGCTTCCCACCGCCATACAATACATAAATCTTATACTTCTACTAAACTAATCCGGAAAAATTTTTTACAGATCATATCCTCTAATATTTCTCGCAAGATCTTCAATTATTCCTTCATCAACTCGTTCGTCAAATTTTCGCGCGAACAGCATAGGCGAGGTAATCAATTCGTTGTAATCTGATGAATGGAAAACATACGGATTACCCCGTTTCCAGTCAATGAGTCTCATAATAGATCGGTAATCATCATCAGCCTGTGGATGCCAGATATTTTCCCGGAAAGGTGAGTTCATCAGCATTGTCTGCATAAATAATTCATCAGCACACCAAGAATACTGAAAAATTCTTCTATATGCCGCCCATTGATCGACGACCCATAAAGCAAACCCATGGGTAATACTGTACCAGTTCGCTCCCTTAGCAAGAACTTCTGCATGTTCTTTCAAACGGTTGACCCCCATTAAACGTTGAAAGCGCTTTGAGAGCCACTCAACATATCGACAATCTCGACCCAACATATTTTGAAAAGGATGGAAAAGCGAGACCCTTTCTCGTGTAGACTGCAATATGTCTGATCCAATCTCACAGAAATCAACGAATTCTTGACCACGATGGGATTTGAAGAAGTCATCGATATAATCCATGTCATGTAATGGCAAGTCAGCCCCCGACAACAGATGGTAGTAATCACATTCACAGGCAACAGCTCGGCGAAGAAGCGCCAACTCACATTGAATCTGGGAGCTCCCACCCCATGTCACTTTGACGCGGGGGGCAAAAGTCAACGAAGCATGCTTCAATACCCCATTGAACATGCTTGCGTCAAAATCTTTCGATCGGGCGTCAATATGGACATCTATCGAATTCCGTTCGTCATCAAGCAAAGAGAGCAACGTACGCAACTGATTCCAGTTGTTGTGCGCCATAATCATAAATGCATGTCTCATATACGGAAATCTCCTGAACCTGCGTTACCTGATACCATACTGATCCAACAACTGACCAAACCATGAACGCTGGCCATTCCCACAATCTGGTTGAGGTGGTTCTTTCCAAGAAAGCTTATGCA
The window above is part of the Bifidobacterium longum subsp. infantis ATCC 15697 = JCM 1222 = DSM 20088 genome. Proteins encoded here:
- a CDS encoding beta-1,6-N-acetylglucosaminyltransferase, which encodes MRHAFMIMAHNNWNQLRTLLSLLDDERNSIDVHIDARSKDFDASMFNGVLKHASLTFAPRVKVTWGGSSQIQCELALLRRAVACECDYYHLLSGADLPLHDMDYIDDFFKSHRGQEFVDFCEIGSDILQSTRERVSLFHPFQNMLGRDCRYVEWLSKRFQRLMGVNRLKEHAEVLAKGANWYSITHGFALWVVDQWAAYRRIFQYSWCADELFMQTMLMNSPFRENIWHPQADDDYRSIMRLIDWKRGNPYVFHSSDYNELITSPMLFARKFDERVDEGIIEDLARNIRGYDL
- a CDS encoding glycosyltransferase family 2 protein, which encodes MADSRFQEPMQNHEGRQSSNGSDPLITVVLPIYNVAKWLDTCIQSIVKQTYRNLQIILVDDGSTDESPTICEHWAAKDSRINVVHQRNAGLSAARNTGLRLRKGEYICFVDSDDYVEHDYVKRMLDTAHAEQADMVICNVRKEDENGAALAEEADPSFETKTLTSRQYMIYAMQSSWKHIVAWNKLYRSEIWDNLTYPVGKIHEDEFVFAQLVVRCHRVACIDDVLYHYVQHDGSIMNENYSIRNLDKIEALCQRLLFLDENGFNECLLNTFNGIIADFMRAENNLRSDMQAQQRLHSLSSQAQALSPICFKSPMSWFEKTKVLFCLIFSPLSYAIFSNRLHHLIKKIKSQLQFSWIR
- a CDS encoding lipopolysaccharide biosynthesis protein encodes the protein MGDKKQLLVNMVASLVNFTVSVGIGLVLTPYIVRSIGAEAYGFVGLANTFVSYAQLLTIALNSVAGRFITVAYHEGDDSKANGYYSSTLAANGVMVAILVVVAVPVVTFLDKLVNISPHLVGDVKALFVFIFLNFMLSTIATVYSVATFVKNKLYLSSIANLAFSLVRVVAMVALFGILPPKVYYVGLAVCLATAVMTLMNRSYTRRLLPDISFDRKSVSWTSIREMLSAGVWNVVTKLQQIMMFGLQLLVANLMISPYLMGMLSIAQTVPNQISGLMWTVSSLFYPEQTKYYAQGKHKELIEDLKSGMKVTGFFTNIIFVAMLVAGYDFMSLWQHGQDTELLYQLLTLTMLGLLISGVATTLQNLPLIVNRLKKYSIGWLVYSAISMVVLIAFIEVLPKWGVFLVAAIPPLFEILANVTFVPVYASRCLGIGKFEFYPIYIRYFASTAVAAAVCWGIRHVFALVANGWVSLILTCCLYALVTMLLDVVLLLGKKERSMLVGMLKKKLHIN
- a CDS encoding IS110 family transposase → MTPPNEVVRAGIDTHTDTHTIALLDERGRPLGAETFTADPDGYDRLIGMPPGPGRVAAVGVEGTNSFGAALARRLTAAGYEVREVPRPRRSVRRRDGKSDPLDAVAAARSVMAGDGTSLPKSSDGWVEALRHLNAQRSQLVSAMTAIPDSTNGLLAAAPEPIRERYRGLRSKTRMNRLAECRPAGGLVERSVLAALKSAAKAWKALKRQAGLLEERMRLILEEHARPLLDMYCAGAVIAATLAIVAGDNPERIRSEAAFAKLCGVCPIPASSGRTNRHRLNKGGNRQGNMALHRIAIVRLRYHKPTRDYMAKKTREGKGKLEIIRCVKRFIAREAYRALISIRNGEVGRGTPAERGAKLRELRVSRNITQQQIGEALCVPSSRISEIERGARDLPELEQRAIQWIHSTTNPKQHTQTLDNV